GCAGGCGGGGTTCGTCATTGAAAATCCGCTGGCGAACTGTTGTGGTCTGGGAACTCAGCAAAACTGGCTGGCCCAAGCGGTTGACCAGCAGGACTGGTGACGTCGGCCCGTGAGCACGACACCGAACGGTTTTACGCACTCCTGGCCGAGCTAGAGCAGCGGGTGGGCGGCAGGCGGCAGCTTGGTGAGTGTCATGGCCGCCAGGTGTGGCCGCAACGCGGCGTGTACTTCTGTTTCGAGCCAGGTGAAACGCGCCGCGCTGCGCCGCAAAGTCGGGTCGTTCGGATCGGCACCCACGCCCTCATCGACCGCTCTCAGACCACCCTCTGGAAGCGGCTGCTCAACCACCGAGGCACCGGCAGCGGCGGCGGCAATCACCGGGGCTCCATCTTTCGTCAGCATGTCGGGTTCGCACTTCAGGCCCGTGATGATCTGAGCTGCCCGACCTGGGGCGTGGACCCGTCAGCCCCCAGCGCTATCCGGCAGACGGAGGAATGGCTAGAGCAGCGGGTCAGTCAGGTGCTGGGGGCGACCAGTGTTCTCTGGTTGGCTATCGATGATCAGCCTGGCCCCCAGAGCCTACGCGGCGAAATCGAGCGCGGCAGCATCGCATTACTGAGCGGCCTGAACGAAGCGGGAGACGCGCCCTCGGCCAACTGGCTCGGACGACACGCCAGGAGTGAAACGATTCGCCGAAGCGGTCTCTGGAATATCAGTCACACCAGTGAGGACTACCCCCCACGCTTTTTAGATACCTTTGAGCGATTAATCCGCTCCCAACCGGTCTAGGAAGGCTTCGGTCCTTATCAGATGTAGGTACTGCGATACTGAATGCAGTAATACAGCAACTCAGCATTTGCTGCACGCAGTAATTCAGTCTTACCGTATCTACTGCGTGCGTGATGTGCGTAGAATGCGGCTATGACACATCGGCTGTTTTACACTCCGGACGAGTTGGCGGGTGCTCTGCGCCTGAGCGGCGAGACTATCCGGCGCAAGCTGCGGACCGGCCAGTGGCAGGGCGTGCGGATCGGTGACGCTTGGCGGGTACCCCGCGCTGAGGTGCTGCACTTGATCGGCCCCGTTAACCTTGACGCCTTTGATGCTCAGCTCGACTTGCAGGCGGCCCAGTGAAGCTGACCGTCGCCAACCTCAAGGGTGGAGCAGGGAAGACCACCACCGCCGTTTACCTTGCCAATGCCCTGGCCATGCAGGGCCGAACCCTGCTGATCGACGCCGACCCGCAAGGCTCAGCCCTGTCGTGGAGCGAGACTGCCGGAGACTTCCCGCTGCCGGTGGTGGCCGCGCCCGTCAAAGACCTGAACCGCCGAGTAGCGCAGCTCGCCGAGGGCTATCTACATGTGGTCATCGACACGCCGCCCGGCGAGCTGGCCATCACCCGCTCGGCCATGCTGGCGGCAGACACCGTCCTCATTCCTATTCCGCCCAGCTTGATGGACCTCGATAGATTGCGCCCGACCCTGGAGCTGCTGGCTGACCTCGAAGGGCTGCACTCGCCGCAGGTGGTTTGTTTGCTGACCCGCGTGCGAAAGGGCACCCGCAGCAGCCGCGCCGCCCGTGAGGTGCTGCTGGAGTTGGGGCTGAACGTCATGACTGCCGAAGTGTCCCTGCGCGAGAGCTACGCCAACGGCTTTGGCCTGTCGCTTTCAAAGGACCTAGGCGAATACGCCGACGTGCTCGCCGAACTCCTGCCCGCTCATCAGACCAGCCAGGTGGCCCAACCATGACCAAGAACAAACCCAGCGATGTCCTCAGCCGCATGAAGGCCGCCGCCACCCGCGAGAAGCCGGTCAGCACCAGTCCGCCGGGGGTGCCAGCCGGGGAGAGGCCGGAAGTCTCCCCCATCCCTCTCAAGGCCCGCCGCGTGCGCTTCACCCTCGACCTTGAACCCGAGGCCCACAAGAACCTCAAGCGCTTTGCCCTGGAGGCCGACGCCGACTCCAGCGAGGTTATGCGGGCCTTACTGAACCTGCTCCATAACGACACTCAAACGCGGAATGCAGTGCTTACTGCACTCAGTGAGCACTGACATGCTGAATGCAGTAAGCACTGCATTCAGGAATCACTGATGGCCGGGCTTCAGCCGTTGCCGCCCGGCTATCCTGGTTTGCTCACCGACCTCAAGGCCAAGATCCGTAGCGCCCAGGTGCGGGCGGCCCTGGCGGTCAACCGGGAGTTGCTGGCCCTTTACTGGCAGATCGGTGAGGCCATCGTCGCCCGCCAGGAGCAGGAGGGCTGGGGCACCCGGATCATTGCTCAGCTTTCCCAGGATTTGCGGGCTGAATTCCCTGAACAGTCGGGTTTCTCACCGACCAATCTCAAGTACATGCGAACTTTCGCCACTCTTTATCCGACCTTCATACTGGGTCAACAGCCTGTTGACCAATTGCCCTGGGGCCACCTGGTCACGCTGATCACTGCTGTCAAGGATGAG
The genomic region above belongs to Deinococcus detaillensis and contains:
- a CDS encoding helix-turn-helix domain-containing protein; the encoded protein is MTHRLFYTPDELAGALRLSGETIRRKLRTGQWQGVRIGDAWRVPRAEVLHLIGPVNLDAFDAQLDLQAAQ
- a CDS encoding ParA family protein, with product MKLTVANLKGGAGKTTTAVYLANALAMQGRTLLIDADPQGSALSWSETAGDFPLPVVAAPVKDLNRRVAQLAEGYLHVVIDTPPGELAITRSAMLAADTVLIPIPPSLMDLDRLRPTLELLADLEGLHSPQVVCLLTRVRKGTRSSRAAREVLLELGLNVMTAEVSLRESYANGFGLSLSKDLGEYADVLAELLPAHQTSQVAQP